GCGGCACCAAGCCCGCTGCTCTCCTGAGCGTCAAGAACCTGTTCGGTGACGATCTCCGCGGTGACGAGCGCTTCATCCAGGAGATCACGCGGGCGATGGAGGACATTGCTCGGGACGGCGTCATGAAGACGATGCCCAAGTATGTTGactaaactaattatttGGATTGGTTTTCGTTGTGTCTAAATTTACCCTACTGAGCGACGGGGATGGGCTTTTCTTCTTGCATAGAGATAGAGATGATGATAGACAAAAGTCGTTATTTTCTGGCTTTATGGCACGGTATTGGTTTTGTATTATGGGGATAAAACATGGGATTAGGGATGATTTTTTCAAGGATTTGTTCAGGATTCGTTCGGGTTCAACGTTACGGCGGTCTTTTAGGCGGTTTCAGCACTAATCATGGCAATTAGCAGTTTGCAGTTTCTTCAGTTTATTCCTGAGAATGAATCTGGTCACAATTGGCCTCAAAACAACATATATTCAGTCCAGTAATTCCTATATACAACTCCACCCCAATCTATCATCCCTTCCAAATCATCTCCCCAGTCAAGCCCTTATCCATACCCTTCCATAATACAGGGAAGGAAAAATCTAGCAGTCCGCAGGCAAAGCCGAAGTCTTCGAACTCGTCTGGAAAAGCTTCACCTCGGCCTTACGTCTCTTCAGCAGGCCCTCTGACACCTCCCCGTTCGAGAGCTTCCACTTGggcagctcctcctcggccacggTATTCGGGCTCTCGCCTGCATTCAACCGCTCGACGAGGTTGCTGGATTGcacggcgccggcgcccacGTTGAAGCACCACGACACGAGCGCGCCGTATTGGTTGTCGTTTAGCTTGACGGAGCTCTTTAGGGCGGATGCGACGCCGTTTTGGTAGGACTGTTGCGAAGACATTCTCATtagcttctctctctctcatgAGGTACATGTAGTTGTGGTGTAGTTGTAAGGGCAACGGGGCTTACAGTAATATCATCCGCGAAGAGCTTGAGTCCATCGCTCTTGCTCAGAGGGATGTCGTATTTGACATCGGAGCACTTGGAGTCATCGCAGAGGTGTCCGTATCCGACGGTAGGGTTTCCGTAGCCGTCATCGTAGACATCAGCTTCCCAGCCTTCGTAGGACTTCATCAGGTCCAGAGTGTCCTTGTTGACGTCGGGGCCGGGGCAGGCGGCCAGGGCCAGAGTGGGAATGGTCGCggccagggcgaggagcttggtggttgagaagaccattttgatgaagatgaattGAAAATTGAATTGGAGATTGGATTTGTGGTGTTGGTTTGTTGCTCTGTGCTTCGTTGATCGTGTATGTTGATGGGATGGACGGGGTTTATATATGTCTTTCTCGACGCCCTGGTGTTTCTACATCCGAGGTTGACTGCCCTCTGCCTTGTTTGTTTAAACAGATCTGCGTCTCGTCGTGATTACGGAGAGGGCTGTATA
The nucleotide sequence above comes from Aspergillus puulaauensis MK2 DNA, chromosome 3, nearly complete sequence. Encoded proteins:
- a CDS encoding lysozyme (CAZy:GH24;~COG:S;~EggNog:ENOG410PQ8V;~InterPro:IPR034690,IPR033907,IPR023346,IPR002196;~PFAM:PF00959;~SECRETED:SignalP(1-21);~go_function: GO:0003796 - lysozyme activity [Evidence IEA];~go_process: GO:0009253 - peptidoglycan catabolic process [Evidence IEA];~go_process: GO:0016998 - cell wall macromolecule catabolic process [Evidence IEA];~go_process: GO:0019835 - cytolysis [Evidence IEA]), translating into MVFSTTKLLALAATIPTLALAACPGPDVNKDTLDLMKSYEGWEADVYDDGYGNPTVGYGHLCDDSKCSDVKYDIPLSKSDGLKLFADDITSYQNGVASALKSSVKLNDNQYGALVSWCFNVGAGAVQSSNLVERLNAGESPNTVAEEELPKWKLSNGEVSEGLLKRRKAEVKLFQTSSKTSALPADC